A genomic segment from Leptolyngbya boryana PCC 6306 encodes:
- a CDS encoding Rpn family recombination-promoting nuclease/putative transposase has product MRRDPIFYQMFQRSPQLLFDLIGDRPHNAASYQFDSVAVKEPKFEIDGVFLPPESEPGIVFFSEVQFQKDQTLYERLFSESSLYFYRNRSRFSDWQAVIIYPSRSTEQDDIHPHRSLLNGEQVHRVYLNELGEIRSLPIPIAVVVLTIVKEEQAADEARYLLTRTQQEGFPNQERQNIIDVVTSIMLYKFSSLSQTEIRAMLGLDLTEEPRAIREAKEEGERSLIFRLLSKKVGQLDEAMRSQVATLSSEQLEQLGEALLDFATVQDLEIWLSEQG; this is encoded by the coding sequence ATGCGGCGCGATCCAATTTTTTATCAAATGTTCCAGCGTTCTCCTCAACTGCTGTTTGATTTGATCGGTGATCGTCCTCACAATGCAGCAAGTTATCAATTCGATTCTGTTGCCGTCAAAGAGCCAAAGTTTGAAATTGATGGGGTCTTTCTCCCACCTGAATCTGAACCTGGGATCGTTTTCTTTTCTGAAGTGCAGTTCCAAAAAGATCAAACGCTTTATGAGCGGTTGTTTAGCGAATCCTCGCTGTATTTTTATCGCAATCGATCGCGTTTTTCTGACTGGCAGGCTGTGATTATTTATCCTTCACGCTCAACTGAGCAAGATGATATTCATCCGCATCGGTCTTTGCTCAATGGCGAACAGGTGCATCGAGTTTACTTGAACGAGTTAGGTGAGATTCGCTCATTACCAATTCCAATCGCTGTTGTCGTCTTAACGATCGTCAAAGAAGAGCAGGCCGCAGATGAAGCGCGATATTTGCTGACTCGTACACAGCAAGAGGGCTTCCCTAATCAAGAGCGCCAGAACATAATAGATGTTGTGACCTCGATTATGCTGTACAAATTTTCCAGTTTAAGCCAAACGGAGATTAGAGCAATGTTGGGACTAGATTTGACTGAGGAACCAAGAGCGATTCGGGAAGCAAAGGAAGAAGGAGAACGATCGCTGATTTTCCGACTATTGAGCAAGAAAGTGGGGCAGCTTGACGAAGCGATGCGAAGCCAGGTTGCGACTCTATCCTCTGAACAGCTTGAGCAGTTGGGTGAAGCGCTATTAGATTTCGCAACAGTTCAAGATTTAGAAATTTGGCTCTCTGAGCAAGGTTGA
- the rpsO gene encoding 30S ribosomal protein S15, with protein MALVQERKQEIITQYQVHETDTGSADVQVAILTERINKLSLHLRSNKKDHASRTGLLKMIGQRKRLLAYIQKGDAAHYRELIARLGIRG; from the coding sequence ATGGCACTGGTACAAGAGCGCAAACAAGAAATCATCACCCAATATCAAGTTCACGAAACCGACACCGGATCGGCGGATGTCCAAGTTGCCATCCTCACCGAGCGGATCAACAAACTCAGCCTTCACCTCCGCAGCAACAAAAAAGACCACGCATCCCGCACCGGACTTTTGAAAATGATCGGTCAGCGCAAGCGTCTGCTCGCCTACATCCAAAAAGGTGACGCTGCACACTACCGCGAACTCATTGCGCGCCTCGGCATCCGGGGTTAA
- a CDS encoding slipin family protein codes for MGSVITLVLALLILSANGLKLDREYQRGVIFRLGRTKATKGPGLYWIIPFVDQKVQIDIRTKTVNIEPQETVTADSVTIRVNAVLYYRIIDPAKAINRVENYEIAVYQVALTTLRNVVGQNILDDVLQNRDQINTRVQEIVDEITEPWGIVIERVEMKDVEIPASMQRAMAKEAEAIREKRARIIKAAAEQEASAKLAEASQLISANPAALELRRMQMLTEIGAENNTTTVVMMPSDFINAARRLAESPQPSFANGQAQPFNPEVLFVPKQEE; via the coding sequence ATGGGCAGCGTCATCACCCTAGTTTTAGCACTACTGATTTTGTCAGCGAATGGACTCAAGCTCGATCGTGAATATCAGCGAGGTGTGATTTTCCGCTTAGGACGAACGAAAGCAACGAAGGGACCAGGTTTGTATTGGATTATCCCGTTTGTCGATCAGAAAGTGCAGATTGATATCCGTACTAAAACTGTCAATATTGAACCCCAAGAAACCGTAACTGCGGATAGTGTTACGATTCGCGTCAATGCCGTGCTGTACTATCGCATTATTGATCCAGCAAAAGCGATTAACCGCGTTGAGAACTACGAAATCGCCGTCTATCAAGTTGCCCTGACGACTCTTCGCAATGTCGTGGGTCAGAACATTTTGGATGACGTGTTGCAAAATCGCGACCAGATCAATACTCGCGTTCAAGAAATCGTCGATGAAATCACAGAACCGTGGGGAATTGTGATCGAGCGAGTCGAGATGAAAGATGTAGAAATCCCTGCCAGTATGCAGCGGGCAATGGCGAAAGAAGCGGAAGCAATCCGTGAAAAGCGTGCTCGGATTATCAAAGCAGCGGCGGAACAAGAAGCCTCAGCAAAACTCGCGGAAGCATCTCAATTGATTAGCGCGAATCCGGCAGCGTTAGAGTTGCGACGGATGCAAATGCTGACTGAAATTGGAGCGGAGAACAATACGACAACGGTTGTGATGATGCCGTCAGATTTCATTAATGCTGCAAGACGCTTGGCAGAATCCCCTCAGCCTAGCTTTGCGAATGGGCAGGCTCAACCTTTTAATCCAGAGGTGCTGTTTGTGCCGAAGCAGGAGGAGTAG
- the aroF gene encoding 3-deoxy-7-phosphoheptulonate synthase, with the protein MIVVMKVGSPEAEIARLTEEFVSWGLSPEKIVGKHKVVIGLVGETVAMDPLQIQEASAWIEQVLRVEQPFKRASREYRNGEASEVAIPTPNGVVYIGEHHPIVTVAGPCSVENEEMIIETARRVKAAGAQFLRGGAFKPRTSPYAFQGHGESALGLLAAAREATGLGIITELMDASDLEPLAEIADVIQIGARNMQNFSLLKKVGAQDKPILLKRGMAATIEDWLMAAEYILAAGNPNVILCERGIRTFDRQYARNTLDLSAIPVLRTLTHLPIMIDPSHGTGRAEYVPSMAMASIAAGTDSLMIEVHPNPKKALSDGPQSLTPDAFDQLMRDLAIVGKPLGRWTEQRQPVGV; encoded by the coding sequence ATGATTGTGGTTATGAAGGTTGGCTCCCCAGAAGCCGAAATTGCTCGCCTCACTGAGGAATTCGTCAGTTGGGGACTCAGCCCGGAAAAGATCGTCGGTAAGCACAAAGTTGTGATCGGGCTAGTTGGCGAAACTGTCGCAATGGATCCGCTGCAAATTCAAGAAGCTAGCGCTTGGATTGAACAAGTTTTAAGAGTTGAGCAACCTTTCAAACGCGCAAGCCGCGAGTACCGCAATGGTGAAGCGAGTGAAGTTGCCATCCCGACTCCCAATGGTGTGGTTTATATCGGAGAGCATCACCCGATCGTCACAGTTGCAGGGCCTTGCTCGGTTGAGAATGAGGAAATGATCATCGAAACGGCACGGCGCGTCAAAGCGGCTGGTGCTCAATTCCTCCGAGGCGGTGCATTTAAGCCGAGAACGTCTCCTTATGCATTCCAAGGTCATGGTGAAAGCGCATTAGGATTATTGGCTGCTGCCCGTGAAGCAACCGGATTGGGGATCATCACCGAATTGATGGATGCTTCTGATCTCGAACCGTTGGCAGAAATTGCAGACGTGATTCAAATCGGCGCGCGCAACATGCAGAACTTCTCGCTGTTGAAGAAAGTAGGCGCACAAGACAAGCCGATTCTGCTCAAGCGGGGTATGGCCGCAACGATCGAAGATTGGCTGATGGCAGCAGAATATATTCTTGCTGCGGGAAATCCGAACGTGATCCTATGTGAGCGTGGAATTCGTACCTTCGATCGCCAATATGCTCGTAACACACTCGATCTCTCTGCGATTCCAGTGCTGAGAACATTGACTCACCTGCCGATCATGATTGATCCGAGTCATGGAACCGGACGCGCAGAATACGTTCCTTCAATGGCAATGGCCTCGATCGCGGCTGGAACCGATTCGCTGATGATCGAAGTTCACCCGAATCCGAAGAAAGCGCTCTCTGATGGGCCGCAATCGTTGACTCCAGATGCGTTTGATCAACTGATGCGCGATTTAGCGATCGTCGGTAAACCCCTCGGACGCTGGACAGAACAACGTCAACCCGTCGGTGTCTAA
- a CDS encoding DUF2396 family protein gives MQHPKTNGVHDRKTLNTQEAFPCPICRHGQIEALTLMDAFACNFCRHIFTTNLKEQTVHVEDSSQPMTWRWNGRKWQTVNQTDLDLSIIIWMVGLALVVLPPSLIWLPSKIFVPLDGDSGAWFPTFWIALTFGLHFTFVAWLMAEHYQLPFYVAGKVRIRRWLERFSA, from the coding sequence ATGCAGCATCCAAAAACGAATGGGGTTCACGATCGCAAAACGTTGAATACACAAGAAGCCTTTCCTTGCCCAATTTGTCGGCATGGGCAGATCGAAGCGTTGACCTTGATGGATGCATTTGCCTGTAATTTCTGTCGCCATATTTTCACAACGAATCTCAAAGAGCAAACGGTACATGTGGAGGACAGTTCGCAACCGATGACCTGGCGCTGGAATGGGCGGAAATGGCAGACGGTCAATCAGACAGATCTGGACTTGTCGATCATTATTTGGATGGTCGGACTTGCGCTGGTCGTTTTGCCCCCTAGCTTGATCTGGCTACCCTCGAAGATTTTTGTGCCATTGGATGGGGATTCAGGAGCCTGGTTTCCGACGTTCTGGATCGCGTTGACGTTTGGGCTGCATTTCACGTTTGTGGCTTGGCTGATGGCGGAGCATTATCAATTGCCGTTTTATGTCGCAGGAAAGGTGAGAATCCGGCGCTGGTTAGAGCGGTTTTCAGCTTGA
- the pedR gene encoding photosynthetic electron transport-dependent transcriptional regulator PedR — MAEGESQAQAPLSERELQVIELVAAGLTNQDIAEKLEISKRTVDNHISNILTKTETENRVALVRWALQWGKVCLDDVNCCPLPPYNGAV, encoded by the coding sequence ATGGCAGAGGGCGAATCTCAGGCACAAGCGCCTCTTTCAGAGCGCGAATTGCAGGTCATTGAATTGGTCGCTGCTGGCTTGACGAACCAAGACATTGCCGAAAAACTAGAAATCAGTAAGCGAACTGTCGATAACCACATCAGTAACATTCTCACGAAGACCGAAACGGAAAACCGGGTCGCCTTAGTGCGCTGGGCATTGCAGTGGGGCAAGGTTTGCCTAGATGATGTCAATTGTTGTCCCTTGCCCCCTTATAACGGAGCGGTATGA
- a CDS encoding ABC transporter ATP-binding protein → MSPLLELINLSVNYGGIQALQAIDIQINPGEVVTLVGANGAGKSTTLRAISRIVGVRSGKIIYAGQDITQRRASEVVKLGIAHSPEGRRVLARQTVLDNLELGAYIRSDRFGIKADMERQFQLFPRLAERRNQLAGTLSGGEQQMLAIARALMSRPQLLLLDEPSLGLAPTIVREIFSILAQLKTTGVTILLVEQNANLALQISDRAYVLEAGCITLSGNASALLGDDRVKQAYLG, encoded by the coding sequence ATGTCTCCTTTGCTCGAACTGATCAATCTCAGCGTCAATTATGGTGGTATTCAGGCATTACAAGCGATCGACATTCAGATCAATCCCGGTGAAGTCGTCACCCTAGTCGGAGCCAATGGCGCAGGTAAAAGCACGACGCTGCGAGCGATTTCTCGAATTGTGGGAGTCCGCAGCGGCAAAATTATTTATGCTGGACAAGACATCACGCAGCGTCGGGCGAGTGAAGTCGTCAAGTTAGGCATCGCTCATAGTCCAGAAGGCAGAAGAGTTTTAGCCCGACAAACGGTGCTGGATAATTTAGAACTCGGGGCTTATATTCGCTCAGATCGGTTTGGAATCAAAGCTGATATGGAGCGGCAGTTTCAACTCTTTCCTCGACTCGCAGAACGGCGCAATCAACTTGCCGGGACGCTCAGTGGGGGTGAGCAACAAATGTTGGCGATCGCGCGCGCTTTGATGAGTCGTCCTCAATTGTTGTTACTCGACGAACCCAGTTTAGGCTTAGCGCCGACGATCGTGCGTGAAATCTTTTCGATTCTTGCCCAGTTGAAAACGACAGGCGTAACGATTCTTCTGGTGGAGCAGAATGCAAATTTAGCGTTACAAATTAGCGATCGCGCTTATGTCTTAGAAGCGGGATGTATTACGCTTTCTGGAAACGCTTCAGCATTATTGGGTGACGATCGTGTAAAACAAGCTTACTTAGGGTAA
- a CDS encoding ABC transporter substrate-binding protein — MKSIVSRRSIVLFALTIAVSACSSGGSNSGGGAISGAIPIGVGIAQTSNVALLGQEQVAGVKIAEKYFNDNGGVNGTPIKIVLQDTAGDEQGAINAFQTLINRDRVVGIVGPTLSQQAFAASPIANNAKVPVLGPSNTAKGIPQIGDFVARVSAPVAVVAPNSVQAALKQNPNIKRVAVFFAQNDAFSKSETEIFQQTVKDKGLELVTVQKFQTTDTDFQTQATAGINAKPDLVIISGLAADGGNLVKQLRQLGYKGLIIGGNGLNTSNVFPVCQALCDGILIAQAYSPEHPGAVNKAFRSAYQAQFKKEPPQFSAQAFTAVQVFVEALKQVDTKKSLNEVRTQLNQTLLKGNYDTPIGQISFNPEGEIFQQAFYVAQVKMSPDGKTGRFEFLK; from the coding sequence ATGAAATCTATTGTTTCCCGTCGTTCGATCGTATTGTTTGCCCTCACGATCGCAGTTTCGGCTTGTAGTTCTGGAGGGTCGAATTCTGGTGGGGGAGCGATTTCTGGAGCGATTCCGATCGGAGTTGGCATCGCGCAGACGAGCAACGTTGCCTTACTTGGACAAGAACAAGTGGCAGGCGTGAAGATTGCAGAAAAATATTTTAATGACAATGGTGGTGTGAATGGTACGCCGATCAAAATCGTTCTGCAAGATACAGCAGGGGATGAACAAGGGGCGATCAATGCGTTTCAGACGTTGATTAATCGCGATCGCGTCGTCGGAATTGTCGGGCCGACTTTATCGCAACAGGCGTTTGCTGCAAGTCCGATCGCGAATAATGCGAAAGTGCCAGTTCTCGGCCCCTCAAATACTGCCAAGGGAATTCCACAAATTGGCGATTTTGTGGCGCGAGTGTCTGCCCCAGTGGCGGTCGTTGCGCCTAACTCTGTGCAAGCCGCGCTGAAGCAAAATCCCAATATCAAACGAGTCGCAGTCTTCTTTGCTCAGAATGATGCGTTTAGTAAGTCAGAAACAGAGATCTTTCAGCAAACCGTGAAAGATAAAGGCTTAGAACTCGTAACGGTGCAGAAGTTTCAAACCACAGATACAGATTTTCAGACGCAAGCCACGGCTGGAATTAATGCTAAACCAGATTTGGTGATTATTTCGGGACTCGCAGCAGATGGTGGGAACTTAGTTAAACAGTTGCGCCAACTCGGCTACAAAGGATTGATCATTGGCGGAAACGGGTTGAATACATCGAATGTGTTTCCGGTTTGTCAGGCGCTGTGTGATGGCATTCTGATTGCTCAAGCTTATAGTCCTGAACATCCAGGTGCAGTGAATAAAGCGTTTCGCTCAGCCTATCAAGCTCAGTTTAAGAAAGAACCACCCCAATTTTCGGCGCAAGCATTTACAGCCGTTCAGGTCTTTGTAGAAGCGTTGAAGCAAGTGGATACGAAAAAATCGTTAAATGAGGTTCGCACTCAACTCAATCAAACACTGTTGAAAGGAAACTATGACACGCCGATCGGACAAATTTCTTTTAATCCTGAAGGCGAAATTTTTCAGCAAGCGTTCTATGTGGCTCAAGTGAAAATGTCACCCGATGGCAAGACTGGACGATTTGAGTTTCTCAAGTAA
- a CDS encoding ABC transporter ATP-binding protein, whose product MVSSPVLEAKSLTRRFGGLVAVNAVCFSVNPGEIFGLIGPNGAGKTTLFNLVTGMIPPSSGQMLYNGTEISKLRPHQIAAKGIARTFQNIRLFSNLSVLENVMIARHLQTSSGLLQGVIGAAAQEEQTTRQAALELLELVGLSDRAEEKSRNLPYGEQRRLEIARALALQPQVLLLDEPAAGMNLNEKHQLSEFIRQIRDRFNLTILLIEHHVPLVMGLCDRIAVLDFGQLIAMGDPAQVRNDRAVIEAYLGGE is encoded by the coding sequence ATGGTTTCTTCTCCGGTACTCGAAGCAAAATCACTGACTCGTCGCTTTGGTGGATTAGTCGCAGTGAATGCGGTTTGTTTCTCAGTCAATCCCGGAGAAATTTTTGGGTTGATCGGGCCGAATGGAGCCGGGAAAACCACTTTGTTTAATCTCGTGACGGGGATGATTCCCCCTTCGAGCGGGCAAATGCTGTACAACGGAACGGAAATTTCTAAGCTCCGTCCGCATCAGATTGCCGCGAAAGGGATTGCTCGGACGTTTCAAAATATTCGATTGTTTAGCAACTTATCCGTTTTGGAAAATGTGATGATTGCTCGACATCTGCAAACAAGTAGTGGATTACTTCAAGGGGTGATCGGAGCCGCCGCTCAGGAAGAACAGACGACTCGGCAAGCGGCTTTAGAACTGTTGGAATTGGTAGGACTGAGCGATCGCGCGGAAGAGAAATCGCGCAATTTGCCCTATGGTGAACAACGCCGCTTAGAAATTGCCAGAGCTTTAGCGCTTCAGCCGCAGGTGTTATTGCTCGATGAGCCTGCTGCGGGGATGAATTTGAACGAGAAACATCAACTGAGTGAATTTATCCGTCAAATCCGCGATCGCTTCAACCTGACCATTTTATTGATCGAACATCACGTTCCCTTGGTTATGGGATTGTGCGATCGCATTGCCGTTTTGGATTTTGGACAACTGATTGCAATGGGCGATCCGGCTCAGGTTCGCAATGATCGAGCGGTCATTGAAGCTTATTTAGGCGGCGAATAG
- a CDS encoding branched-chain amino acid ABC transporter permease, with protein sequence MIDFISTYDFLIVSMVLGAMLGLSLYLPLMAGQLSLASPGFYALGGYIAAICSTRIFPTSGSLFPIPLLLLEMVVAAIACGILGVLIGIPALRLRGIYLAIATIAFVEILRVLSLNLDITGGAVGIFGIPQPFASRIEYLWIALPLLLLSAAFVYRLENIRVGRAFTAIREDELAADAVGINPTYYKVLAFTLGAILAGVVGVVYAHFLNTWNARQGTFDASIIYLTFVLIGGSRSFLGAILGGMVFTALPEVLRAIADLPNLPIALAQLLRDGRLIIFGLLIVIGSIFFPQGWVTPELLSRVKLKRR encoded by the coding sequence ATGATTGATTTTATTTCGACTTATGACTTTCTGATTGTCTCAATGGTATTGGGCGCAATGTTGGGCTTATCGTTGTATCTGCCATTGATGGCGGGTCAACTTTCATTAGCAAGCCCCGGATTCTATGCATTGGGGGGATACATTGCAGCAATTTGCTCAACTCGAATTTTTCCGACTTCGGGCAGCTTATTTCCCATTCCACTGTTGCTCTTAGAAATGGTAGTTGCTGCGATCGCTTGTGGTATTTTGGGCGTTTTGATTGGTATTCCTGCACTGAGATTGCGGGGAATTTATTTGGCAATTGCAACGATCGCGTTTGTTGAAATTCTCCGCGTGCTATCGCTCAATTTAGACATCACGGGTGGAGCAGTGGGGATTTTTGGCATTCCTCAACCGTTTGCATCTCGGATTGAGTATCTTTGGATTGCTTTACCGTTACTGTTGCTTAGTGCTGCATTTGTCTATCGGCTCGAAAATATTCGAGTTGGGCGAGCATTTACAGCGATTCGAGAAGATGAGCTAGCAGCAGATGCAGTGGGTATTAATCCCACCTACTACAAAGTTTTAGCCTTTACTTTAGGTGCAATTTTGGCGGGAGTGGTTGGAGTCGTCTATGCTCACTTCCTCAATACCTGGAATGCTCGCCAGGGCACGTTTGATGCCAGTATTATCTATCTGACATTTGTGCTGATTGGTGGATCGCGATCGTTTCTCGGTGCGATTTTGGGTGGAATGGTGTTTACCGCATTGCCAGAAGTTTTAAGAGCGATCGCGGATCTGCCCAATTTACCGATCGCATTGGCACAACTTTTGCGAGATGGACGGTTAATTATCTTTGGATTGTTAATCGTGATTGGTAGTATCTTTTTTCCGCAAGGTTGGGTGACACCAGAGCTTTTAAGTCGGGTGAAACTGAAGCGCCGTTAA
- a CDS encoding PAM68 family protein — translation MASESNTPDPQPERLPFEPGRKKAAKPAKPAPEPEKKASTKSSGKSGLIEKRPTSVKKPAARPAAPAPAPIPEVVTQRMARRMAFFCGIPTTLGIATFVVSYFIVTQGIYKLPNVAVVLVSMLFFGLGVIGLSYGVLSASWDEDRVGGLVGASEFTTNVGRLAGAWKEARARQKQPRSEN, via the coding sequence ATGGCTTCCGAATCCAATACCCCTGATCCCCAACCAGAGCGCCTACCTTTCGAGCCAGGACGCAAGAAAGCAGCGAAGCCTGCCAAACCTGCGCCCGAACCCGAAAAGAAAGCCAGCACGAAGTCGTCGGGCAAATCTGGCTTAATCGAGAAACGACCAACCTCGGTGAAGAAGCCAGCCGCTCGACCTGCTGCCCCAGCCCCAGCCCCCATCCCGGAAGTTGTGACTCAACGAATGGCGCGACGGATGGCGTTTTTTTGCGGCATTCCAACCACGCTGGGTATCGCTACATTTGTGGTCAGCTACTTCATCGTCACGCAAGGCATTTACAAACTGCCGAATGTTGCCGTGGTACTGGTGAGTATGCTCTTTTTTGGGTTAGGGGTGATTGGATTGTCCTACGGTGTGCTATCCGCCTCTTGGGATGAAGATCGAGTCGGCGGACTCGTTGGAGCGAGCGAATTTACAACGAATGTAGGTCGCTTAGCAGGAGCCTGGAAAGAAGCACGGGCGCGACAAAAGCAACCGCGCAGCGAGAATTAG
- a CDS encoding branched-chain amino acid ABC transporter permease — protein sequence MSFTILLQNLLNGLSIGSVYAIFALGYTLVFSILGIINFAHGAIFTLGAYFTYALMGQAFGTNGLLALAALPIQLPFVLAMILGGILTGFVSLAIERIAFRPLRRRGADPLLTVVSSLGVAVVIVNVIQYLVGAEIYTFPAETYGSLPDAVNFGTDQAPIPIRSVQIVIFGVSGFILAVLVYLINATKFGKAMKAVAEDATTASLLGIDSDRFIVGTFFLSGFLGGIAGTLVASSVGIAGPYFGISFGLKGLAVIVLGGLGSISGTVLGGLLIGLIEAFVPGEYSAYKDAVAFSILFLMLLIRPQGLLGRKLIQKV from the coding sequence GTGTCTTTCACTATCCTGCTGCAAAATCTGTTGAATGGTTTGTCGATTGGGAGCGTGTATGCGATCTTCGCGTTAGGCTACACGCTCGTTTTTTCGATTCTGGGCATTATCAATTTTGCTCACGGCGCGATTTTTACCCTCGGAGCCTATTTTACTTATGCGCTGATGGGGCAAGCTTTTGGTACGAATGGATTGCTGGCTTTAGCAGCCTTGCCGATTCAATTGCCGTTTGTACTGGCAATGATTTTAGGCGGGATTTTGACGGGCTTTGTCAGTTTAGCGATCGAAAGAATTGCTTTCCGTCCCCTACGACGCAGAGGAGCCGACCCCTTACTGACGGTGGTTTCAAGTTTAGGGGTCGCTGTTGTGATTGTGAATGTGATTCAGTACCTTGTTGGTGCTGAGATCTATACATTTCCAGCGGAAACGTATGGCAGCTTGCCTGATGCGGTGAACTTTGGGACAGATCAAGCCCCGATTCCAATTCGGAGTGTTCAAATTGTGATTTTTGGGGTTTCAGGTTTCATCCTGGCAGTGTTGGTTTATCTGATCAATGCTACTAAATTCGGTAAAGCGATGAAAGCCGTTGCAGAGGATGCGACGACTGCAAGTTTACTGGGAATTGATAGCGATCGCTTTATCGTTGGCACATTTTTTCTCAGCGGTTTTCTGGGTGGAATTGCTGGCACATTAGTGGCATCGAGCGTGGGAATTGCAGGTCCTTATTTTGGGATTAGTTTTGGCTTGAAAGGACTCGCCGTGATTGTTTTAGGCGGTTTAGGCAGTATTTCTGGAACGGTTTTAGGTGGCTTGCTGATTGGGTTGATTGAAGCCTTTGTTCCGGGTGAGTATTCGGCTTACAAAGATGCGGTTGCTTTTAGTATTTTGTTTCTGATGCTGCTCATCCGTCCTCAAGGCTTACTTGGTCGCAAATTGATTCAAAAAGTATGA
- a CDS encoding alpha-amylase family glycosyl hydrolase codes for MTIEFNLFAPRNEAVELIGSFSDWQGVPMEKDETGFFRVQLELKDGDYQYKFRIKHQDKWIETNDPYMTEMDRKTQNGIVHIKEGQRILDTFIWQHDDSFLPDNRDLVLYEMHIADFCNADPSDPTKFKQALEKLDYLSELGINAIALMPITEYAGDYRWGYMPQHFFALESSYGKPADFKSFVDECHARGIRVFIDCIFNHTHEESPLLLIDRDYWYYHDRHYPEDDANYWGPELSYENYDPDRDIRPTWNYVNAIVQFWTHEYHIDGIRYDAVRQIANDEFFGWLFEQVKVPKPFFHIAEHIPDSSEICKPQGVFDACWHESFRYFLTDLLIGKDIDFNEFKSAIAAQPQGYAEATSVINYLATHDREHLIVELQDAGIDDLDRIKLGAMIQFTALGIPMLWMGDEFGQDTYKTETTTEPNPLDWSLLQKNQPLFDFYKRLIALRHEKSSLRSDNLEFFHENGKVLAYVRWNEAGERMVVVANFSDQDFENYAIDHFPADGTWKDWSDGQEVDPSAIDLPSFSAKILLQ; via the coding sequence ATGACAATCGAGTTTAATCTCTTCGCGCCTCGCAACGAAGCGGTGGAGCTTATTGGTTCTTTTTCGGATTGGCAAGGCGTTCCGATGGAGAAAGATGAAACAGGCTTTTTCCGAGTTCAGCTTGAGCTAAAAGATGGTGATTATCAATATAAATTTCGCATTAAACATCAAGATAAATGGATTGAAACCAACGATCCGTACATGACAGAAATGGATCGTAAAACTCAAAATGGCATCGTTCATATTAAAGAAGGTCAACGCATCTTAGATACCTTTATTTGGCAACATGACGACAGTTTTCTCCCCGATAATCGCGATCTAGTTCTCTACGAAATGCACATTGCTGATTTCTGTAATGCCGATCCTTCTGATCCGACGAAATTCAAACAAGCTTTAGAAAAGCTCGATTATCTCAGCGAATTAGGCATTAATGCGATCGCGCTAATGCCGATTACTGAATATGCTGGCGATTACCGTTGGGGATATATGCCTCAACACTTTTTTGCCCTAGAAAGTAGCTATGGCAAACCTGCGGATTTCAAATCTTTTGTCGATGAATGTCATGCGCGTGGAATTCGCGTTTTCATCGACTGTATTTTCAATCATACGCATGAAGAAAGCCCGTTATTGTTAATCGATCGAGATTATTGGTACTACCACGATCGACATTACCCTGAAGACGATGCGAACTACTGGGGGCCTGAACTCAGCTACGAAAACTACGACCCTGATCGCGACATCCGCCCAACTTGGAACTACGTCAATGCCATCGTGCAATTCTGGACTCATGAGTATCACATTGATGGCATCCGCTATGATGCCGTTCGCCAAATTGCTAACGATGAATTCTTTGGCTGGTTATTTGAGCAGGTTAAAGTTCCTAAGCCGTTCTTTCACATTGCAGAACACATTCCCGACTCTAGCGAAATCTGCAAACCTCAAGGAGTCTTTGATGCCTGCTGGCATGAAAGCTTTCGCTACTTTCTCACAGATCTCCTGATTGGCAAAGACATCGACTTCAACGAATTCAAATCTGCGATCGCTGCTCAGCCGCAAGGATATGCAGAGGCGACTTCTGTGATTAACTATCTCGCAACCCACGATCGCGAACATCTCATCGTCGAACTGCAAGACGCTGGCATTGATGATCTCGATCGCATCAAACTCGGCGCAATGATTCAATTCACTGCCCTTGGAATTCCTATGCTCTGGATGGGGGACGAATTCGGACAAGACACGTACAAAACCGAAACGACAACTGAACCTAACCCACTTGATTGGTCACTGCTTCAGAAAAATCAGCCTCTTTTTGACTTTTACAAACGCCTGATCGCACTGCGGCATGAAAAATCATCCTTACGCAGCGACAATCTTGAATTTTTCCATGAGAACGGCAAAGTTTTAGCCTATGTGCGGTGGAATGAGGCAGGAGAAAGAATGGTCGTTGTTGCCAATTTCTCAGATCAAGATTTTGAGAATTATGCGATCGACCATTTTCCCGCTGATGGAACTTGGAAAGATTGGAGCGATGGGCAAGAGGTTGACCCTAGTGCGATCGATCTTCCCAGTTTCAGCGCCAAAATTTTGCTCCAATGA